The Echinicola rosea genome has a segment encoding these proteins:
- a CDS encoding carbohydrate binding domain-containing protein, with product MKRRYILLVFVFIAGLHSCVEDEYTAPTEFSDVGWYTSFLREPAYVTSVGQFESFSDLSQGAVEHTWSIDSGNFFLEGPISRNDTILTDFIINEGDTVSTEKTIHVLFQNPGIQYVRLVNKFRDSVAFRGLDTVSTKWDGEFWVMDTAFMVDVYDSIRAEAEMKYLEETIARGEDTLFVEAGTEVAFIDRSTQGRPNARNWQIRNVATEEIVNNSADSVALIPFNKLGVYRATLTASRTGQTIPPGTGRDTIPNPIKVIPSSKPFELTEDIVELEDQTLRMSFNGEFKPFSGGVELFTVKVNGEVFDITSVQPYAANPTKLDIKLAQEIYRPDVVTVSFAGGELASVDERTPQAFTDIPVVMHSANLLDNTAYGFEDGGAGWEAMWDNDSEVTFTTDLAATGDYSLKVVKNEEHAGGKIHSINAPFSLEPGKTYLFKYKIYVEEGTTAPSVSLWLLPNWKQFWESAADKPRGEWVEVTTEYEAIQGDANRRFMLQIPGNGTFYFDDFWVMEKEVRP from the coding sequence ATGAAAAGAAGATATATATTATTAGTGTTTGTTTTTATCGCAGGGCTTCATTCCTGTGTAGAGGATGAGTATACCGCTCCCACCGAATTTTCGGATGTGGGATGGTACACCAGTTTTCTTAGGGAGCCTGCCTATGTGACCAGTGTGGGACAGTTTGAGAGTTTTTCGGATCTGTCCCAGGGTGCTGTAGAGCATACTTGGTCTATTGATAGTGGCAATTTCTTTTTGGAAGGACCGATAAGTCGAAATGACACCATACTTACCGATTTTATCATCAATGAAGGTGATACGGTCTCCACAGAGAAAACCATTCACGTACTGTTTCAAAATCCTGGTATCCAGTATGTCCGGTTGGTCAATAAGTTCAGGGATTCGGTGGCCTTCAGAGGTTTGGATACCGTCAGCACCAAGTGGGATGGAGAATTTTGGGTGATGGACACTGCTTTTATGGTGGATGTTTATGACTCGATCAGGGCAGAAGCAGAAATGAAGTACCTGGAAGAAACCATTGCCAGAGGTGAGGATACCTTGTTTGTTGAGGCTGGTACTGAGGTGGCGTTTATCGATAGGTCTACCCAAGGACGCCCAAATGCACGAAACTGGCAAATCCGAAATGTGGCCACGGAAGAAATCGTGAACAACAGTGCTGATTCTGTAGCGTTGATCCCTTTCAATAAGCTTGGAGTTTATAGGGCAACACTAACCGCTTCAAGGACTGGCCAAACCATACCTCCGGGAACTGGCAGGGACACCATTCCAAATCCGATTAAGGTCATCCCTTCCAGTAAACCTTTTGAATTGACAGAAGACATCGTCGAGCTGGAAGATCAAACCCTGCGAATGTCTTTTAATGGAGAATTTAAACCTTTCTCTGGAGGAGTGGAATTATTTACGGTAAAGGTAAATGGTGAAGTTTTTGATATCACTTCCGTACAGCCTTATGCGGCCAATCCTACCAAGCTGGATATCAAATTGGCACAGGAAATTTACCGTCCCGATGTGGTGACCGTGAGTTTTGCGGGAGGTGAACTTGCCTCTGTAGATGAACGAACACCTCAAGCATTTACGGATATCCCCGTTGTCATGCATTCGGCTAACCTGTTGGATAACACTGCATATGGTTTTGAGGACGGCGGTGCTGGCTGGGAGGCCATGTGGGACAATGACTCGGAAGTTACTTTCACCACGGATTTGGCGGCTACAGGAGACTATAGCCTAAAAGTGGTGAAAAATGAAGAGCATGCTGGTGGCAAAATTCATAGCATCAATGCTCCATTTAGTTTAGAGCCTGGAAAAACCTACTTGTTCAAGTATAAAATATATGTAGAGGAGGGCACGACGGCTCCAAGTGTAAGTCTATGGTTATTGCCGAACTGGAAGCAGTTTTGGGAGTCCGCAGCGGACAAACCACGTGGAGAGTGGGTGGAAGTGACCACCGAATATGAGGCGATACAAGGTGATGCCAATAGACGATTTATGCTCCAAATACCGGGAAATGGTACTTTCTATTTTGATGATTTTTGGGTTATGGAAAAAGAAGTCAGACCATAA
- a CDS encoding alpha-L-fucosidase: MKKRTSMILSALAVAWSMGGSGCASDGKEQKASEEPRFEENWDSLKQYEVPEWFKDAKLGIFIHWGPYAVPAYGSEWYPRLMYMDSVVWNPKGEIVSEKPSEIYDHHVENWGELDEFGYKDFIPMFTAENFDAKEWIDLFKKAGAKYIVPVAEHHDGFAMYQSSHTKWDAVEMGPKQDILGELVKEGREHGLKVGASSHFAFNWDYFNKTGDAADQTFSDLYGRSHSPYVPADEQFLELWWKRTKEIIDNYQPDVLWFDFVLDREEYRPYHPKLAAYYYNKGLDWGKEVVLQNKNFHDFESYPPGTNVLDLERGKMSDIHEYPWQTDTSIGANSWGYVSNWISKTPNTIVDDLIDIVSKNGCLLLNVGPKADGTIPEDQKEVLLAIGKWLDQNGEAIYGTTHWKTFGEGPTEVATGHHTEGKNKDLTGKDFRFTQKDGNIYAIAMDWPDSGKAEIESFRAGSDLLDQEIKEVTLLGHEGQLTWKQGEEHLLIDLPDTKPGDFAYVFKIKLN; encoded by the coding sequence ATGAAAAAACGAACAAGCATGATCCTTTCCGCCTTGGCTGTTGCGTGGTCCATGGGAGGAAGTGGGTGTGCCAGCGATGGCAAAGAACAAAAGGCCAGTGAAGAGCCTAGATTTGAGGAGAATTGGGACTCCTTAAAGCAATATGAAGTTCCTGAATGGTTTAAGGATGCCAAATTGGGGATTTTTATCCATTGGGGACCATATGCTGTACCTGCTTATGGATCAGAATGGTATCCCAGACTGATGTACATGGATTCGGTAGTTTGGAATCCAAAAGGGGAAATCGTCAGTGAGAAACCTTCGGAAATTTATGACCATCATGTCGAAAACTGGGGAGAGCTAGATGAATTTGGGTACAAGGACTTCATCCCTATGTTTACCGCAGAGAATTTCGATGCCAAGGAGTGGATCGACTTGTTCAAAAAGGCAGGGGCAAAATACATTGTTCCAGTAGCGGAGCACCATGATGGATTTGCGATGTACCAGTCCAGTCACACGAAGTGGGATGCCGTAGAGATGGGGCCAAAGCAGGATATTTTGGGCGAGCTGGTCAAAGAAGGACGAGAGCATGGGCTCAAGGTAGGTGCCTCGTCCCATTTTGCATTCAACTGGGATTACTTCAACAAAACTGGTGATGCCGCAGATCAAACTTTCAGTGATTTATATGGAAGGTCCCATTCTCCGTATGTGCCAGCGGACGAGCAGTTTCTCGAACTTTGGTGGAAACGAACCAAGGAAATCATCGATAATTACCAGCCTGATGTGCTTTGGTTTGACTTTGTCCTTGATCGGGAAGAATATAGACCTTACCATCCCAAACTTGCCGCTTATTACTATAATAAAGGACTCGATTGGGGCAAAGAGGTCGTCTTGCAAAATAAAAACTTCCATGATTTTGAATCCTATCCTCCGGGAACCAATGTGCTTGACTTAGAGCGGGGTAAAATGTCGGACATCCACGAGTATCCCTGGCAAACCGATACTTCTATCGGTGCTAATTCTTGGGGCTATGTGTCCAATTGGATATCCAAAACTCCCAATACCATTGTGGACGATTTGATTGATATCGTCAGTAAGAACGGTTGCCTGCTACTGAACGTGGGGCCTAAAGCCGATGGTACCATTCCTGAAGACCAAAAAGAAGTACTGTTGGCCATTGGTAAGTGGCTTGACCAAAATGGGGAAGCCATTTATGGGACCACCCACTGGAAAACCTTCGGGGAAGGACCGACAGAGGTGGCTACCGGACACCATACCGAAGGCAAGAACAAAGACCTTACAGGCAAAGATTTTAGGTTTACCCAAAAAGACGGAAACATCTATGCAATAGCAATGGACTGGCCGGATTCAGGTAAAGCGGAGATCGAATCCTTCAGGGCTGGAAGTGACCTACTGGACCAGGAAATAAAGGAAGTAACCTTACTTGGGCATGAAGGCCAGTTGACTTGGAAACAGGGAGAGGAGCACCTCCTTATAGACCTACCGGACACTAAGCCCGGGGATTTTGCCTATGTGTTCAAAATCAAACTTAATTAG